One Chryseobacterium sp. StRB126 genomic region harbors:
- a CDS encoding alpha/beta hydrolase family protein, whose product MNLISEKNIYLENKETKGFLADAFYNDTQKKLPLVIFVHGYKGYKDWGAWDLMAQKFAEAGFFFVKFNFSHNGTTVDDLHHFADLEAFGNNNYSKELSDLGVVIDHFIQNPHIDQEKVILMGHSRGGGISIVKTFEDERINGLITLASVDTLDRFPTGDFFENWKKEGVYYALNGRTKQEMPHYYQFYEDYEKNIHRFDVELAAEMAKAYMLIIHGTEDEAVEVKHAEHLHILNPNSELFLIEKGNHTFGAKEPWNDSDLPEDLNTVTEKCIDFLIKNIK is encoded by the coding sequence ATGAATTTGATTAGTGAAAAGAATATTTATTTAGAAAATAAAGAAACAAAAGGTTTTCTTGCTGATGCTTTTTACAATGACACTCAAAAAAAACTGCCTTTGGTTATCTTTGTTCATGGCTATAAAGGCTATAAAGATTGGGGTGCATGGGATTTAATGGCCCAAAAGTTTGCTGAAGCCGGGTTTTTCTTTGTGAAGTTTAATTTTTCTCACAACGGAACAACGGTAGATGATCTTCATCATTTTGCTGATTTAGAGGCTTTCGGAAATAACAATTACTCCAAAGAATTATCTGATCTTGGGGTGGTTATTGATCATTTTATTCAAAATCCACACATAGATCAGGAAAAGGTTATTCTGATGGGCCATAGCAGGGGAGGAGGAATTTCTATTGTGAAAACCTTTGAGGATGAAAGAATCAACGGATTGATTACATTGGCCAGTGTAGATACATTGGACCGCTTTCCAACAGGTGATTTTTTTGAAAATTGGAAAAAAGAAGGTGTTTACTATGCTTTAAACGGACGTACAAAACAAGAAATGCCCCATTACTACCAGTTTTATGAAGATTATGAAAAGAATATACATCGTTTTGACGTAGAACTTGCAGCAGAAATGGCTAAGGCTTACATGTTGATTATCCATGGAACGGAAGATGAAGCAGTAGAGGTAAAGCATGCAGAGCATCTTCATATCCTGAATCCGAATTCAGAGCTTTTCCTTATCGAAAAAGGAAATCATACCTTTGGAGCGAAGGAACCCTGGAATGATTCTGATTTGCCGGAAGATCTTAACACGGTAACAGAAAAATGTATTGATTTTTTAATTAAAAATATAAAATAG
- a CDS encoding flavin reductase family protein, translating to MKTVIPSELTPVQLQTIMQTAVSPRPIALASTVDKDGNHNLSPFSFFNMFSTVPPILIFSPSRRVRDNTTKHTLENVLEVPEVVIGTVNFPIVQQISLASTEYETGVNEFVKSGLTMKEADLVKPKLIEECPVNFECKVLEVKSLGDQGGAGNLVICEVQKIHIREEYLNEAGNLDQQKLDMVARLGSNWYSRSNENSLFEVPKPLVTKGIGFDLLPDAIKYSKVFTGNDLGMLANVEILPSGEYYSDEKTHQDAQKLLLESNIEEAWKILIK from the coding sequence ATGAAAACAGTAATACCTTCCGAGCTAACCCCGGTACAGCTTCAAACCATTATGCAGACCGCCGTTTCACCACGTCCTATTGCATTGGCTTCTACGGTGGATAAAGACGGTAATCATAACTTATCTCCATTCAGCTTTTTCAATATGTTCAGTACGGTTCCCCCGATTCTGATCTTTTCCCCATCAAGGAGAGTGCGTGATAATACCACAAAACATACCCTTGAAAATGTATTGGAAGTACCGGAAGTTGTAATTGGAACAGTAAACTTTCCAATTGTACAGCAGATTTCTTTAGCTTCTACAGAATATGAAACCGGAGTGAATGAGTTTGTAAAGTCTGGTCTTACGATGAAAGAAGCAGATCTTGTGAAACCTAAACTTATTGAAGAATGCCCTGTAAACTTTGAATGTAAAGTTTTAGAAGTAAAATCATTGGGAGATCAGGGAGGAGCAGGAAATCTGGTAATCTGTGAAGTTCAGAAGATTCATATCAGAGAAGAATATTTGAATGAGGCAGGGAACTTAGATCAGCAAAAACTGGATATGGTAGCCCGTTTAGGCAGCAACTGGTATTCCAGAAGTAATGAGAACAGTCTTTTTGAAGTTCCTAAACCTTTGGTAACAAAAGGAATTGGTTTCGATCTTTTACCGGATGCGATCAAATACAGCAAGGTATTTACAGGAAATGATTTAGGAATGCTGGCGAATGTCGAAATTCTCCCTTCCGGAGAATATTATTCAGATGAAAAGACTCATCAGGATGCTCAAAAACTCTTGTTGGAAAGTAATATTGAAGAAGCCTGGAAGATTTTAATTAAATAA
- a CDS encoding acetyl-CoA hydrolase/transferase family protein: MNNYISAEEAIYTIKSGNRVFFHGSACTPNYLIDEMARQAHRLDHVEMVSITQQGNIEIAKPEYKDKFFINSLFVSTPVRDAVNSDRGDFVPVFLSEIPILFRKNILPLDVALVTVSPPDRHGFCTLGTSVDIARAAVDTAKTIVAIVNPRMPRTHGDGMIHINRIHKLVWHEEELHTVDYSSKVGPEEMLVGKNVAELIEDRSTLQMGIGTIPDAVLKCLYNHKDLGIHTEMLSDGVIDLIQNDVINNKYKGYNNNKTITSFCFGTRKLYDYVDDNTVFAFRDVSEVNFPINIMKNKKLVAINSAIEIDLTGQVCADSIGTLQYSGIGGQMDFMRGAALSEDGKPIIAITSRTKKGISRIVPFLKQGAGVVTTRGHIHYVVTEYGTAYLYGKNLRQRAQELISIAHPDDREMLEIAAFERFKH; the protein is encoded by the coding sequence ATGAATAATTACATCAGCGCAGAAGAAGCGATATATACAATAAAAAGTGGTAACCGTGTGTTTTTCCACGGCAGCGCATGTACTCCCAATTATCTGATTGATGAAATGGCAAGACAAGCTCATAGATTAGACCATGTAGAAATGGTTTCTATTACCCAACAGGGAAATATAGAAATTGCAAAACCGGAGTACAAAGACAAATTCTTTATCAATTCCTTATTTGTATCTACGCCGGTTCGGGATGCTGTAAATTCAGACAGAGGTGACTTTGTTCCTGTATTTTTAAGTGAAATTCCTATTTTATTCAGAAAAAATATACTTCCACTGGATGTTGCACTGGTAACTGTTTCTCCACCGGACAGACATGGTTTCTGTACATTGGGAACCTCAGTGGATATTGCGAGAGCTGCTGTAGATACGGCAAAGACCATTGTTGCAATCGTTAACCCAAGAATGCCAAGAACTCACGGTGACGGAATGATTCATATCAACAGAATTCATAAACTGGTTTGGCATGAAGAAGAGCTTCACACAGTAGATTACAGTTCCAAAGTCGGCCCTGAAGAAATGCTGGTAGGAAAAAATGTAGCTGAACTTATTGAAGACCGTTCTACACTCCAAATGGGCATTGGAACTATTCCTGATGCCGTTTTAAAATGTTTATACAACCATAAGGATCTTGGTATTCATACGGAAATGTTGAGTGATGGAGTTATAGACCTTATTCAGAATGATGTAATTAATAATAAATACAAAGGCTACAACAACAATAAAACCATTACCAGCTTCTGTTTCGGAACCAGAAAATTGTATGATTATGTGGATGACAACACCGTATTTGCTTTCAGAGATGTAAGTGAAGTCAACTTTCCGATCAATATCATGAAGAACAAAAAACTGGTAGCCATTAACTCTGCAATTGAAATTGATCTTACCGGACAAGTATGTGCCGATTCTATCGGAACCTTACAATATAGTGGAATCGGTGGTCAGATGGACTTTATGCGTGGAGCTGCTTTAAGTGAGGACGGAAAACCTATCATTGCCATCACTTCAAGAACCAAAAAAGGAATTTCAAGGATTGTTCCTTTCCTGAAACAAGGAGCGGGTGTAGTTACCACAAGAGGCCATATCCATTATGTCGTTACAGAATACGGAACCGCTTACCTGTATGGCAAAAACCTTCGTCAGAGAGCACAGGAGCTCATTAGCATTGCTCATCCTGATGACAGAGAAATGCTTGAAATAGCTGCTTTCGAAAGGTTTAAGCACTGA
- the hppD gene encoding 4-hydroxyphenylpyruvate dioxygenase, translating into MSTLTFAEKIAQAENFLPINGTDYIEFYVGNAKQAAHYYKTAFGFQSVAYAGPETGVRDRASYVLQQGKIRLVLTTGLKSDSLISEHVKKHGDGVKILALWVDDAYAAFEETTKRGGKPYLEPITLTDEQGEVRMSGIYTYGETVHMFIERKNYNGAFMPGYEKWESDYKPEEAGLLYVDHCVGNVDWNRMIPTVEWYEKVMGFVNILSFDDKQINTEYSALMSKVMSNGNGYAKFPINEPAEGKKKSQVEEYLDFYEGEGVQHIAVATKDIIHTVTELKKRGVEFLSAPPEAYYDMVPERVGHIDEDLKKLQDLGILIDHDEEGYLLQIFTKPVEDRPTLFFEIIERHGAQSFGAGNFKALFEALEREQERRGNL; encoded by the coding sequence ATGTCAACACTTACATTTGCCGAGAAAATTGCTCAAGCAGAAAATTTCTTACCGATTAACGGTACAGATTATATTGAGTTTTATGTAGGAAATGCAAAACAGGCTGCCCATTATTATAAAACCGCTTTCGGTTTTCAGTCTGTAGCATATGCGGGTCCCGAAACAGGAGTGAGAGACCGCGCATCTTATGTGCTTCAACAGGGAAAAATCAGATTGGTACTTACGACAGGTCTTAAATCTGACTCTCTTATCAGCGAACACGTAAAAAAACATGGTGACGGAGTAAAAATTTTGGCACTTTGGGTAGATGACGCGTATGCAGCTTTCGAAGAAACTACTAAAAGAGGTGGGAAACCTTATTTAGAGCCAATAACTTTAACTGATGAGCAAGGTGAAGTAAGAATGTCCGGAATTTATACATACGGAGAAACTGTTCACATGTTTATAGAAAGAAAAAATTACAACGGAGCTTTTATGCCCGGGTATGAAAAATGGGAAAGCGACTACAAGCCTGAGGAAGCTGGTTTATTGTATGTAGACCACTGCGTAGGAAACGTAGACTGGAACAGAATGATTCCTACTGTAGAATGGTATGAAAAAGTAATGGGATTTGTAAACATCCTTTCGTTTGATGATAAGCAGATCAACACAGAATATTCTGCATTGATGTCTAAAGTAATGTCTAACGGAAACGGGTATGCAAAATTCCCTATCAACGAGCCTGCAGAAGGTAAAAAGAAATCTCAGGTAGAAGAATATCTTGATTTCTACGAGGGAGAAGGTGTACAGCACATCGCTGTAGCAACAAAAGATATCATCCACACCGTCACTGAACTTAAAAAACGTGGTGTAGAATTCCTTTCTGCTCCGCCAGAGGCTTATTATGACATGGTTCCTGAAAGAGTTGGTCATATTGATGAAGATCTTAAAAAACTTCAGGACTTAGGTATACTTATTGATCATGATGAAGAAGGATATCTGTTACAGATCTTTACGAAGCCTGTAGAAGACCGTCCTACTCTATTCTTCGAAATCATTGAAAGACATGGTGCACAGAGTTTTGGTGCCGGAAACTTCAAAGCTTTGTTCGAAGCATTAGAAAGAGAACAGGAAAGAAGAGGAAATCTTTAA
- a CDS encoding homogentisate 1,2-dioxygenase has protein sequence MRYHLSGNIPQKRHTVFKSPEDKFYYEQLFGTEGFHGISSLLYHIHRPTQIKSIGEPKDVTPKIAVEKNITPRMFKGMNVTPEDDFMDSRKILLMNNDLKMGLAKPRKSMDYFYKNAECDELLFVHEGTGILKTFVGDLEFVTGDYLIIPRGTIYQVELQSENTVFFVLESHSPIYTPKRYRNEFGQLLEHSPFCERDIIAPVFKEPKDEKGEFLIKVKKENQITDFIYATHPFDVVGWDGYFYPYKFNIKNFEPITGRIHQPPPVHQNFEAHNFVVCSFCARMYDYHPMAIPAPYNHSNIDSDEVLFYTEGDFMSRNHIDLMDFTLHPGGIVHGPHPGAMERSIGKKFTEEYAVMVDPFRPLKITEEALKVEDPSYKTSWLE, from the coding sequence ATGAGATATCATCTATCGGGAAACATCCCACAAAAAAGGCATACAGTCTTTAAATCTCCGGAAGATAAATTTTACTATGAACAACTTTTCGGAACCGAAGGTTTTCATGGGATCTCTTCTCTATTGTACCATATTCACCGTCCTACACAGATCAAATCAATCGGGGAACCGAAAGATGTAACGCCTAAAATTGCGGTGGAGAAAAATATTACGCCAAGAATGTTCAAAGGAATGAATGTAACTCCTGAGGATGATTTTATGGACAGCCGTAAGATCCTTTTGATGAATAATGACCTGAAAATGGGATTGGCAAAGCCAAGAAAATCGATGGATTATTTCTACAAAAATGCAGAATGCGACGAACTTTTATTCGTACATGAAGGCACCGGAATCTTAAAAACTTTTGTGGGAGATCTTGAATTTGTAACCGGCGACTATCTTATCATTCCAAGAGGAACCATTTACCAGGTAGAATTACAATCTGAAAACACCGTGTTCTTCGTATTGGAAAGCCACTCTCCTATTTACACTCCGAAAAGATACAGAAATGAATTCGGGCAGCTTTTGGAACATTCCCCTTTTTGCGAAAGAGACATTATTGCTCCTGTTTTCAAAGAACCTAAGGATGAAAAAGGAGAGTTCTTAATTAAAGTAAAAAAAGAAAACCAGATTACCGACTTTATCTATGCAACACACCCATTTGATGTGGTAGGCTGGGACGGTTATTTCTATCCTTATAAATTTAACATCAAAAATTTTGAACCCATTACGGGAAGAATACACCAACCGCCACCGGTTCATCAGAATTTTGAAGCCCATAACTTTGTAGTATGTTCATTCTGTGCAAGAATGTATGACTACCACCCAATGGCTATTCCGGCACCTTACAATCACTCCAATATTGATTCTGATGAGGTATTATTCTACACAGAAGGTGATTTCATGAGCCGTAATCATATCGACTTAATGGATTTCACGCTTCATCCGGGCGGAATTGTTCACGGGCCACATCCTGGAGCAATGGAAAGAAGCATCGGTAAAAAATTCACGGAAGAATATGCTGTAATGGTAGATCCTTTCCGTCCATTAAAAATTACGGAAGAAGCTTTAAAAGTGGAAGATCCGTCCTACAAAACTTCATGGCTGGAATAA
- a CDS encoding succinate CoA transferase: MLERIRLESLHEKVTTAENAVKIIKDGMTIGSSGFTKAGDSKAILPALAERGKTEDLKVTLMTGASLGHGTDGKLAEANVLKKRMPFQVDPTLRSKINKGEILFIDQHLSESAELLHTKNLQSIDVAIIEAAYIERDGSIVPTTSVGNSVTFAALAKKVIIEINTEVPEEVYGIHDIYQAEDYPYRNVIPIVAPWNKIGRKSIPVDPNKIEAIVFTNLKDSPADIAEPDEKTTAIAKHLLAFFENEVQLGRLTDRLLPLQAGIGKVANAVLTGFKDSNFYDLTMFSEVLQDSTFDLIDSGKLSFASASSITVSQECYERVLGNLSKYKDKFVLRPQNISNTPGLIRRLGVIAINTAIEFDIYGNVNSTHIGGTKIMNGIGGSGDFARNAYLSIFVTQAASKGNNISHVLPMVSHTDHTEHDVDILVTDIGLADLRGLAPRERAQKIIDNCVHPDYREELQSYFDRACERGGHTPHLLEESFSWHLRFSETGSMKQKIEVSN, encoded by the coding sequence ATGTTAGAAAGAATCAGATTAGAAAGTCTACACGAAAAAGTAACTACAGCAGAAAATGCTGTAAAAATCATTAAAGACGGTATGACCATCGGGTCCAGCGGCTTTACAAAAGCAGGTGACAGCAAAGCTATTTTGCCGGCACTGGCAGAAAGAGGAAAAACAGAAGATCTTAAAGTCACTTTAATGACCGGAGCTTCGCTGGGACACGGCACAGACGGGAAGCTGGCGGAAGCTAATGTCTTAAAGAAAAGAATGCCGTTTCAGGTAGACCCTACTTTAAGGAGCAAAATCAATAAAGGTGAAATTCTCTTCATCGATCAGCATTTAAGTGAAAGTGCAGAACTTCTTCACACCAAAAATCTCCAAAGCATTGACGTAGCCATTATTGAAGCGGCCTATATTGAAAGAGACGGAAGTATTGTTCCTACCACTTCAGTGGGAAATTCAGTGACCTTTGCTGCTTTAGCGAAAAAAGTAATCATTGAAATCAATACAGAAGTTCCGGAAGAAGTATATGGCATCCACGATATTTATCAGGCTGAGGATTATCCTTACAGAAATGTTATTCCCATTGTAGCTCCCTGGAATAAAATCGGAAGAAAAAGTATTCCGGTTGATCCCAATAAAATTGAAGCCATTGTTTTCACCAATCTTAAAGACAGCCCTGCAGATATTGCAGAACCGGATGAGAAAACAACAGCCATCGCCAAGCACCTCCTTGCCTTCTTTGAAAATGAAGTTCAGTTAGGGCGCCTTACAGACAGACTACTTCCTCTTCAGGCAGGAATCGGAAAAGTAGCTAATGCCGTACTTACTGGGTTTAAAGACAGTAATTTTTACGACTTAACCATGTTTTCTGAAGTTCTTCAGGACAGTACATTTGATTTGATTGACTCCGGTAAATTAAGTTTTGCATCTGCATCCTCTATTACGGTTTCTCAGGAGTGCTATGAAAGAGTGTTAGGAAACCTTTCAAAATATAAAGATAAATTTGTTTTAAGACCTCAGAATATTTCCAATACACCAGGGTTGATCAGAAGATTGGGAGTAATAGCCATCAATACTGCCATTGAATTTGATATCTATGGAAATGTAAACTCTACCCATATTGGCGGAACAAAAATTATGAACGGAATCGGAGGTTCCGGAGATTTTGCAAGAAATGCTTACTTAAGTATTTTTGTAACGCAGGCTGCTTCCAAGGGAAATAATATTTCGCACGTCCTTCCAATGGTTTCTCACACAGACCACACAGAACATGACGTTGATATTTTAGTTACCGATATTGGATTGGCTGATTTAAGAGGATTAGCCCCAAGAGAAAGAGCTCAGAAAATCATTGATAACTGTGTTCATCCGGATTACAGAGAAGAATTACAGTCTTATTTCGACAGAGCCTGTGAACGTGGCGGGCATACACCTCATTTGCTGGAAGAATCCTTCAGCTGGCATTTACGCTTCTCCGAAACCGGAAGCATGAAACAGAAAATAGAAGTTTCCAATTAG
- the fahA gene encoding fumarylacetoacetase yields the protein MKSFVDYSSNSDFSIHNIPFGVAVFNKEYIGCCTRIGDQVIDLATLHDLGYFEDIEGLDDNVFEAYTINEFIELGKPVTNAVRTKIQALLQEGSTLSKDQKTIEEAFYDLDKVKMMMPVHIPNYTDFYSSIEHATNVGKMFRDPANALLPNWKHLPVGYHGRASSIVVSGTEINRPKGQTKPVDADKPVFGPSKQLDFELEMAFIINKNTEMGESISTQDAEDAIFGMVIFNDWSARDIQSWEYVPLGPFLAKNFGSSISPWVVTLEALEPFKTASPAQDPEVLDYLKFEGNKNYDINLEVYIQPENGEQNLICESNYKHMYWNMTQQLAHHTINGCNVEVGDMYASGTISGSDPKSFGSMLELTWRGQNPLSLSNGEERKFIEDNDTVTMKAWAEKDGMRVGFGEVSGKIIPTL from the coding sequence ATGAAATCATTTGTAGACTATTCCTCAAACTCGGATTTTTCTATACACAATATTCCTTTCGGAGTGGCAGTATTCAACAAAGAATATATCGGATGCTGCACAAGAATCGGAGATCAGGTTATTGATCTTGCCACCCTTCATGATCTTGGCTATTTTGAAGACATTGAAGGATTGGACGACAATGTTTTTGAAGCCTACACGATCAATGAATTTATCGAATTGGGCAAACCTGTTACCAATGCAGTTCGTACAAAAATCCAAGCATTATTACAGGAAGGTTCAACATTATCAAAAGACCAAAAAACAATTGAAGAGGCATTCTATGACCTTGACAAGGTAAAAATGATGATGCCCGTTCACATACCAAACTATACGGACTTCTACAGCAGCATTGAACATGCTACCAATGTAGGAAAAATGTTCCGTGATCCTGCCAACGCCTTATTACCTAACTGGAAACATTTACCGGTAGGCTACCATGGAAGAGCTTCCTCTATCGTTGTTTCGGGAACAGAAATCAACCGTCCAAAAGGTCAGACAAAACCTGTTGATGCTGATAAACCAGTTTTCGGACCTTCCAAGCAATTAGATTTTGAACTGGAAATGGCTTTCATCATCAATAAAAATACGGAGATGGGAGAAAGTATTTCTACTCAAGATGCAGAAGATGCGATCTTCGGAATGGTGATATTCAACGACTGGTCTGCAAGAGATATTCAATCTTGGGAATATGTTCCGCTAGGGCCATTCCTTGCGAAAAACTTTGGTTCATCTATTTCTCCATGGGTCGTTACTCTTGAAGCTCTCGAACCATTCAAAACAGCTTCTCCTGCACAGGATCCTGAAGTTTTAGATTATTTAAAATTTGAAGGTAACAAAAACTACGATATCAACCTTGAAGTTTACATTCAACCTGAAAACGGAGAGCAAAACCTAATCTGCGAAAGCAATTACAAACATATGTACTGGAACATGACTCAGCAACTGGCTCACCATACAATAAATGGATGTAACGTAGAAGTGGGTGATATGTATGCGAGTGGAACAATCTCAGGAAGTGACCCAAAATCTTTTGGTTCTATGCTTGAGTTGACATGGAGAGGCCAAAATCCTTTATCATTAAGCAATGGTGAAGAAAGAAAATTCATTGAAGATAATGATACGGTTACCATGAAGGCTTGGGCTGAAAAAGATGGGATGAGAGTAGGTTTCGGTGAAGTTTCCGGAAAAATTATCCCAACACTTTAA
- a CDS encoding TonB-dependent receptor plug domain-containing protein, which produces MKRILFSITFLSSYCFAQETDSLSLNQHTSTDSVKISKKEFKTSTIDDVVVTGTIKPMSRSKSPVAVEIYSQKFFQKNPTPSIFEAISMVNGVKPQLNCSVCNTGDIHINGLEGPYTMILIDGMPIVSSLSTVYGLSGIPNSLVDRIEVVKGPASSIYGSEAMGGVINIITKNALTAPKLSVDMMTSSWAENNLDLSTKFNIGKNAASLLSLNYFSFQEKIDQNKDNFTDTTLQSRISVFNKWNFKRKENRQASFALRYLYEDRFGGEMQWNKSFRGSDEVYGESIYTNRAEVFGLYEWPMKEHIVTQFSYNYHDQNSFYGANPFNALQKVAFVQTYWDRSFGKHDITAGLTFKRTFYDDNTPGTLGSDGVTNAPMKSPIWGAFVQDQWEINDKNTLLLGYRYDYDKVHHSVHSPRFAWKFSPNPFHTLRFNFGTGFRVVNLFTEDHAALTGSREVIVKSDLLPERSVNGNVNYIWKIPVGSRIMNLDASAFYTYFSNKIVGDFDSDPNKIIYDNLQGYGISRGASLNIDFSFSFPLSVNLGVTYLDVYQKFDNEDQKTQQLHAPKWSGTYNLTYKFPSNLTVDFTGQFYGPMRLPVLPNDFRPEYSPFYSLANIQVSKSFKSGFEVYCGVKNLFNFTPKDPLMRPFDPFDKQADDPISNPNHYTFDTAYGYAPMQGIRGFLGVKYTLK; this is translated from the coding sequence ATGAAGCGAATATTATTTTCTATTACTTTTTTATCCTCCTATTGTTTTGCCCAGGAGACAGATAGTTTAAGTTTAAATCAACATACAAGCACAGACTCTGTAAAGATTTCAAAGAAGGAATTTAAAACAAGTACTATTGATGATGTAGTGGTTACCGGAACCATAAAACCGATGAGCAGATCTAAAAGTCCTGTGGCTGTTGAGATCTACAGTCAGAAATTTTTCCAGAAAAATCCTACTCCAAGTATTTTTGAAGCCATCAGTATGGTAAATGGAGTAAAACCGCAATTGAACTGTTCGGTATGTAACACGGGAGATATTCACATCAATGGTTTGGAAGGACCATATACAATGATTTTGATTGATGGAATGCCTATCGTAAGTTCTCTTTCTACAGTATATGGACTGAGTGGGATTCCTAATAGTCTTGTGGATAGAATAGAAGTGGTAAAAGGTCCTGCGTCTTCCATTTATGGCTCTGAAGCGATGGGTGGTGTTATTAATATTATTACAAAAAACGCTTTAACGGCTCCTAAGTTGAGCGTAGATATGATGACCAGTTCATGGGCTGAGAATAATCTAGATCTTTCCACCAAGTTTAATATTGGAAAGAATGCCGCTTCATTATTAAGTTTAAATTATTTCAGTTTTCAGGAAAAGATAGATCAGAACAAGGATAACTTTACGGATACTACTTTACAAAGCAGAATTTCAGTTTTTAATAAATGGAATTTTAAAAGAAAGGAAAACAGGCAGGCCAGTTTTGCTTTGAGATATTTGTATGAAGACCGTTTCGGAGGTGAAATGCAATGGAATAAATCTTTCCGTGGAAGCGATGAGGTATATGGGGAAAGTATTTATACGAACAGAGCGGAAGTTTTCGGGTTGTATGAATGGCCAATGAAAGAACATATCGTTACTCAGTTTTCCTATAATTACCATGACCAAAATTCCTTTTACGGAGCTAATCCGTTTAATGCGCTTCAGAAAGTGGCCTTTGTACAAACATATTGGGACAGAAGTTTCGGGAAACATGATATTACAGCAGGATTGACATTTAAAAGAACTTTTTATGATGACAATACTCCAGGAACTCTGGGTTCAGATGGAGTAACTAATGCACCGATGAAGTCTCCGATCTGGGGAGCGTTTGTACAGGATCAGTGGGAGATCAATGATAAGAATACCTTGTTATTAGGATACCGTTATGATTACGATAAGGTTCATCATTCTGTACATTCCCCAAGATTTGCATGGAAGTTTTCACCGAATCCGTTTCATACTTTAAGATTTAATTTCGGAACTGGATTCAGAGTAGTAAACCTTTTCACAGAGGATCACGCCGCGTTGACGGGCTCCAGAGAAGTTATCGTAAAGTCTGATCTGCTACCTGAAAGATCAGTGAACGGAAATGTAAATTATATTTGGAAAATTCCTGTAGGAAGCCGTATAATGAATCTTGATGCTTCTGCATTTTATACCTATTTCAGTAATAAAATTGTAGGAGATTTTGATTCTGATCCGAATAAAATCATCTATGACAATCTTCAGGGATATGGAATTTCCAGAGGGGCTTCTTTGAATATAGATTTCAGTTTTTCATTTCCATTAAGCGTCAATTTGGGAGTAACGTATCTCGATGTTTACCAGAAATTTGATAATGAAGATCAAAAAACACAGCAACTTCACGCTCCAAAATGGAGTGGAACCTATAATTTGACCTATAAGTTCCCAAGTAACCTGACTGTCGATTTCACGGGACAATTTTATGGACCGATGAGGCTGCCTGTTTTACCGAATGATTTCCGCCCTGAGTATTCACCATTCTATTCTTTGGCAAATATTCAGGTTTCAAAGAGCTTCAAATCCGGATTTGAAGTCTATTGCGGAGTGAAAAATTTATTCAACTTTACTCCTAAAGATCCCTTAATGAGACCTTTTGACCCATTTGATAAACAAGCTGATGATCCTATCAGCAATCCCAATCACTATACTTTCGATACAGCATATGGCTATGCACCTATGCAAGGCATCAGAGGGTTCTTGGGAGTGAAATATACCCTGAAATGA
- a CDS encoding GxxExxY protein, with product MITQSYLTDLTYKINGACIEVHKILGAGLLENVYHKCLEEEFKLRNINYKSELKVPVNYKGKEIECDFFCDFLVEDLIVIELKSVVQLNDIHRAQLLNYINLMKKPKGILVNFNVKNLYHDGQETFVNKYYDMLF from the coding sequence ATGATTACACAGTCATATTTAACTGATTTGACCTATAAGATAAACGGCGCCTGCATAGAAGTTCACAAAATTCTGGGCGCCGGTTTATTAGAAAACGTATACCATAAATGCCTAGAAGAAGAATTCAAATTAAGAAATATTAATTATAAATCTGAGTTGAAAGTTCCTGTAAATTATAAAGGAAAAGAAATTGAATGTGATTTTTTTTGCGATTTTTTAGTGGAAGATTTAATTGTCATTGAACTGAAATCAGTCGTTCAATTAAATGATATTCATCGGGCTCAACTTTTAAACTATATCAACTTAATGAAGAAGCCTAAAGGCATCCTGGTGAATTTTAATGTAAAAAATCTTTATCATGACGGACAGGAAACTTTTGTCAACAAATATTACGACATGCTTTTTTGA